A window of Methylobacterium bullatum genomic DNA:
CCGGAGGGGCACAACGTCAAGAAGGTGCTCTACCGGCAGCTGCGCCGGCTCCAAGTGGCGGTGACCAACCGCTATATGGCGACGCGGCTGCTCAAGGGGCCGGACGGGCGCATCGCCGGCGCCATCGGCGTCAACACCCGCACCTCCGAATTCCTCGTGGTGAAGGCCAAGTCCGTGGTTCTGGCCTGCGGCGCGGCCGGGCGCCTCGGCCTGCCGGCCTCGGGCTACCTGTTCGGCACCTACGAGAACCCGGCCAATTGCGGCGACGGCTACGCCATGGCCTATCACGCCGGCGCGCAGCTCGCGAACCTCGAATGCTACCAGATCAACCCCCTCATCAAGGATTACAACGGCCCGTCCTGCGCCTATGTCACCGGCCCGTTCGGCGGATACACCGCGAACAATCGCGGTGAGCGCTTCATCGAGTGCGATTACTGGTCGGGCCAGATGATGCTCGAATTCTGGCGCGAGCTTCAGAGCGGCAACGGCCCGGTTTTCCTCAAGATGGACCACCTGCGCGAGGAGACGATCTCCGAGATCGAGACGATCCTCCATACCAACGAGCGGCCCTCGCGCGGGCGCTTCCACGACCGGCGCGGCACCGATTACCGCCACCGCCCCGTGGAGATGCACATCTCGGAGATCGGGTTCTGCTCGGGCCATTCGGCTTCCGGGGTCTGGGTCGACGAGCACGCCCGCACCACCGTTCCGGGCCTCTACGCCGTCGGCGACATGGCGGGCGTGCCGCACAACTACATGCTCGGCGCCTTCGTCAACGGCGGCATCGCCGGCGCGGACGCGGCGGCCTACTGCGCCTCGACTCCGCTCGGCCCCTACGACCAGGGCGACATCGAAGCCGAGACGGCGCGCGTCCTGGCGCCGACCCTGCGCAGTGACGGCCTCACCCCGCACGAGATGGAGTTCAAGACCCGCCGCCTCGTCAACGATTACCTCGACCCGCCCAAGGTGACGGCCAAGATGCAGCTCGGCCAGCGGCGCTTCGCCGAGATCCGCGAAGATCTCGACCTCCTCGTCGCCCGCGATCCGCACGAACTGCACCGGGCGCTGGAGATGCAGTCGATCCTCGACTGCGCCGACATGGCGGCGGCCGCTTCGCTCTACCGAACCGAGAGCCGCTGGGGCTTCTATCACCTGCGCGTCGATCACCCCGAGACCGACGACGTCAACTGGAACTGCCACACCGTGCTGTTCAAGGACGATCGGGGCCGCATGGCGCACGCCAAGCGCGAGGTCGATCCGTACATCGTTCCCGTCGCGGCCGAGGACATGTCCGCCTACCACCGGCTCCGCATCAAGACGCCGCAAGCGGCCGAGTGACCGTCACGCGATCCCGGAGACAACCATGCCGATCATCACCCAATCCTCCAGCGCTGCCGTCGTCGTCGACGATTCCAAGTGCATCGCCGAAAAAGGCTGCCGCGTCTGCGTCGACGTCTGTCCCCTCGACATCCTCGCCATCGACGAAGTGCGCCAGAAAGCTTACATGAAGTACGACGAATGCTGGTATTGCATGCCCTGCGAGGTCGATTGCCCGACCAATGCGGTGAAGGTCAACATCCCTTACCTTCTGCGCTGAGGCCTTCGACCATGTTCGATCCGTTCGACGACGATCTCGACGATGTGGCGCTGCGTTGCGCCGATGCCGATCCCGGCATCAGGCGCGTGGCGATGATGGAACTGGCCGAAGCCGTGGGCGCGCGCGCGCCTGTGCTGCTGCTCGACGGGCTCGGCGATGCCGACCCCGTCGTACGCGCCGCCGCCGCCAAGGCGCTGGACGAACACGACGGGCCGGCGGTCGTCGAGGGGCTCGTGCGCTCCCTGGAGGATGCCGATCCGGACGTGCGTCGCATCGCGGCCGACACTCTGGCCGAGAAGAAGGAGCCGTCCTGCGGTCCCCTCCTCATCGAGCGGGCCGGGCATCCCGACCCGTTCGTGCAGGCCGCCGCCCTCAGGGCCCTGCGCGAACTCGTCCTGCCCGATGCCTTGTCCGCGGCGCTGCGCGCGCTTCGGAGCCCGGCACCGGAGGTCCGTCGCGAGGGAATCGGCGTTATCGGCTATCTGAAGGCGGAGACCGCCCTACCGGCCCTGATGGCCACCGCCGCCGATCCCGACGAGACCGTGCGGCGCGCCACCATGGCGGCCCTGGTCTTCGTCCGCAGCGCCGGCCCCGGCGTCGCGATCCTCCTGGGGGGCTTGAGCGATGCCAACTGGCAGGTCCGCGAGGAGGCCGTGGTCTCCATCGGCAAGATCCGCCTGCCGGAGGCCGTCGATCCTCTCATCGCCACCATGGCGGACCCATTCTGGCAGGTGCGTAGCAAGGCCGCCAACGCTCTCGGCCGCATCAAGGCGACGGGAGCCATCCCGGCCCTCGGCGCCGCCCTCGGCTCCGACGTCAGCAACCTGCGAAAGGAGGCCGCCGCCGCTCTCGGCGAGATCGCCGATCCCCGCGCGCTGAGCGTCCTCGAAACTTCCGCCGACGACCCCGATCCCGACGTGCGCAAGCTGGTTCGCTGGGCGACCGACCGTTGCCGGGCGAGTGCCTGATCCGCCTCCTCCGCCGGCACCGACGCGCGGCTGCCGGCGGAGGCGATATGGTTCGGCTGGGCCTGATACTGTCGACAACGGAAAAAGGGGTTGCCTCATCGGCAACCCCTTCGCATTCCGGCCCGACGCGCCGCGCTATTCCGCGGTGCCCCATTCGTCCTTGGCCTGGGCCGTGGTCCGGTTCAGCTTGACCTTGCCGTCCTCCACCGCATCGATCGAGTCGATGTGGAGGAAGTGGTGCCGGCCCTCGGCTTCGGGATCGGTCCGGGTGAGCTTGATGCGCTGCCCGTCGAGGTGGTCCACCGTACCCACATGCCCGTCATCGGAACCGACGACCGGCATATGCTCCTGAATCTTGCTGGTATCGACCATGGTTCGATCTCCCTACTCGGTCTTGGGCTTGGCCTTGGACCCGGACTCGGCTTTGGCGCCCTTCTTCCGGGGAGCCGGCTCGTCTTCCGTGCCGGCCTCGTCTTCGGTCCCGGCCTCGTCGGAGCCCTCGACGTTGAGGCTCAGGGCGATCTGCGTGAGGAGTTCGTCGGTTTTCTTCTCTTCCTGAAGGGTCTCGTCGAGGAGCTTGGCGGCGTCCTCGTAGCCGAGCTGGCTCGCCCAGGTCTTGAGGGTGCCGTAGCGGGCGATCTCGTAATGCTCGACGGCCTGTGCGCAGCCGATCAGGACCGCATCGGCCGCCGGGCTGTCGCCGAAATCTTCCAGATCCTCTTCCATTTCGGCCGTCAGGCCCTGCATGGCCTCGCAGGTCTTGGCCCGCGCCGACTTGCCGATGATCTCGAACACCTGCTGGAGGCGCTCGACCTGGACGGCGCTCTCCTCCGCATGGGTCTCGAACGCCTGACGCAACTCGTCGTGCTCGGCGGATTTGGCCGACTTCTTCAACGCGCGAACGGACTGCTTCTCCGCGTAATAGACATCCTTCAAGGTCTCGTAGAAGGCGTCGTTCAAAGTCTTCTGCTTGGCAGCCATAGACATTATCCTACAAGAACGAGTGTATTATTTCGTACCGACGCGGCGCGGCGATGCCAGTCCTGTAATGAACGCTCGCTTTGCCTTGAGGCTCCCAAAAATTGGAGATCGATATTTGGGGGAAAACTATGGGGATTGCGCTCGGCCGTGGAACTTTTCGCCGTTGGGCCGCCATGCTTGGCGGTCGCTCCGACGTCAGGACGCGGCGGGAGGATGGAGCCGCAGGCGTCCGGCCTCCCCGCGGGCCGTGAACCAGTCCCGCTCGGCGTCCCAGGGGTGGCCGGACCAGCCGGCGAAGCCGAACCCATAGACGTCGATCGGGGGCAGGGACGGGCTCCGCCCCTCAAGGATGGCGAGCGCCACGAGGAAGCCCGTGCTCGGGTTCGGGGTGCCGGAGACGAGAGGGGCGAGTTGCTGGCGCGCGCGGTCATGCAGGGCGGAGGGCAGGACATGGACCGGGCGACGGGCGAGCTTGTCCCGCAGGGGAGCCGTCCAGCAGACGCGCTCATGGGCTCCCTCCTCGTCCGGCGAGAGTTCGGGGAAGGCCAGCAGGTAATGGTGGGCCTGCCGGATCACGGGGCGATCGAGGAACCCGTCATCTTCCACCCAGGCTCGGGCTTGGCCTCCGCGATTGACGAGGGCGAGGAGGGTCACGCGCGATCCCGCCGGGCCGCCGAAACCCGCCGCGTTGTTGAAGCGCACCACGCAGGACGCCCCATCGATGGCCCGGCCATGATCGCCGATCTCCGGCGCGTTGCCGACGAGGGCGAGGTGGGGATCGTCGAGGTCCGGCCAAGAGGACATGGGTTGAGCCGACACGGGTTGAATCGACATGG
This region includes:
- the sdhA_1 gene encoding Succinate dehydrogenase flavoprotein subunit gives rise to the protein MAASAHRIEIIETDILVIGGGTGGPMAAIKAKEADPSLRVMVMEKANVKRSGAISMGMDGLNNAVVPGYATPEQYVKEITVANDGIVNQAAVMAYARGSFPMIQYLDKLGVKFEKDGSGEYNMRKVHHLGTYVLPMPEGHNVKKVLYRQLRRLQVAVTNRYMATRLLKGPDGRIAGAIGVNTRTSEFLVVKAKSVVLACGAAGRLGLPASGYLFGTYENPANCGDGYAMAYHAGAQLANLECYQINPLIKDYNGPSCAYVTGPFGGYTANNRGERFIECDYWSGQMMLEFWRELQSGNGPVFLKMDHLREETISEIETILHTNERPSRGRFHDRRGTDYRHRPVEMHISEIGFCSGHSASGVWVDEHARTTVPGLYAVGDMAGVPHNYMLGAFVNGGIAGADAAAYCASTPLGPYDQGDIEAETARVLAPTLRSDGLTPHEMEFKTRRLVNDYLDPPKVTAKMQLGQRRFAEIREDLDLLVARDPHELHRALEMQSILDCADMAAAASLYRTESRWGFYHLRVDHPETDDVNWNCHTVLFKDDRGRMAHAKREVDPYIVPVAAEDMSAYHRLRIKTPQAAE
- the rsxB_1 gene encoding Electron transport complex subunit RsxB, whose product is MPIITQSSSAAVVVDDSKCIAEKGCRVCVDVCPLDILAIDEVRQKAYMKYDECWYCMPCEVDCPTNAVKVNIPYLLR